TAGGACCAATAAAGTTTGCTGATTGAGGTAGGGGAGGAAAAGTTTGCCAATGATAtaccaaaaatacatatttggaACAGTTTATAGCATAATATAGAGTTAAATTTACTTGTCTGATTCGCCGAGGGCCCCAACTCGAGGAAGACCATCTGGATCGAGAATATGTTTCCGCATATAAGCAGTCATTAATCAGACCCCTACAGTAAAAAACAAGGATCAAGGGCTGCAAGTGGGTTGTGCTGCAATTTGGTGATTGCTTGGAAGTAAAATTTCCCTCATATGAGGCCTCTAATTGTAACTTCATGTAGAACCATGCCAAACTCCAAAACTGATTAGTACAGGGCAAGAGAAATTTCATCCATATTACCCCAGAAAGACTGATGAATTGAAAACTACATGTTCTTGGCTATGCACCTGTTCTGATAGTCTGTTATCACTGCATCAACAATTTCAAGTGGAAAACTCTTTCCTTGTAGCTTCTTTTTCAGCTCCACAGCAGTAAATGCTCTGCAATTTTGCAGCATGCCTCAGGCACACAAAATTGTGAACATACACATAGCAAACTTTAAGATGAGTTTGAGCAAGCACATAAATCTTTTAACCCCATCAATATTTCTCCTCAACAGAAAAGTTTGAAGACCAACAAGCTAGCTGGTTCACTATGTCGTCATCAGAGCTTGAATGAAAGGTAAGGATTCCCACAAAATAGAGGTTCTCTCACTAGCATATTGTATAACCAAGACAATGATTATACACCTTTTAGTGCATCAAAAGCTTAGCCTCATTCATGACAAAGCAACAACTAAACCAAATGGAAAAACCTCATTAGGAGGTTCACTCCCTTGGAAACAGCTGCTAGAGCTGGCTGTTTCTTCGGCTAGCAAGCCTAGCATATAGCAGGAAATCCTTGTTTGCACGAATTTGCAACCTCAGGGTAATCCTAGTGAAGGTATAAAACCTTCAGTGATGTTTCTTACTCTAGTTCAGATTCAcacaaatacaatatttagAACATTCAAGAATTAACTTCACTCAAAATCCATTGGATTCTCCTTTTGGAGGGATTCTAAGTCACTGCATAGTGCATACGATCCAACAGTTTGGATGCATTGATTGAGCCATTACCATCTGCACTTCGTTCTCACAGGATACTATTTGGTTTCCATCTTTTCGGTTATTTCAAAGGGAAGGCTTTCACCAAGTCGAGGACTCGAGTCCAAGGTAGCAAAGTATATTAGTCAGAAAGTTAAGACTTATTTCTTGGTTGGGGTTATTCATTATTGGCTCAATCACTTTTGTGCCTGCTCATAACttgatattttagaaaatcttAGACGTGGAATCAAATCAACTAAAGGTGTTCATTTCTATTTGGTTCATATAACTGAAATACTGCTCTGCTTCCAACACATCTTGTGTGATTTAAAATCTCTcaacaaattaacaaatacTAACCTAGATCAGTATATTAAGGGAGAAAACCAATCAAATTTACTAAGTATTCAGTTACAGATGGAAAATCAGAGcattctaatttattcaactatatgaaattatttaaataataaacctGGAAGCAAGTAACTCAATCGCCGACTTCTCCACATCTTGCCGACTATAACCTGATTGAATTCCAAGACATATTTGACTACTATTATCGATGATCTCATCAGGCTCTTCAATGAATTCATCATTCACAGCCATGAAATCCCCCTCGATCTCTTCTTCCACCTCTAGAAATTCCCacataacaattaaaaatttcagttCAACTTctcacataaaaatatactaagcGTAACTTAACCATACCAAAACTCAGCCCATGACTTATGTTAGAAGTACTGCAGGCGTCATGATTCATGGACTCAACATCCAAAATCCTCCGGCTTGCACTCTTGGAAATATTGGCAGTCGCTACATTCAACTCCGGCTCATCATGCCTTTTGTTCAAATACCTTTGAGGCAAAGAAACAACTTCATTTCCTTCGTTCCTTGAGGATTTGTTGGGAATGTATTTCACTGGAAACGAGCTACTGTAGTCCCTCCCCTTGGCGCAGCAAATTATTCCGCTTTTCCTTTTTACCCTAAATATTAAATCTTTAAAAAGTAATACACAATGACTATGGCTGCCATATAAAGTAGCAAGATTAACGTTTTTCCACACAAGAGTTTAATCCTTATTCTTATGTCGTCTGAGTGGATTGCTCTTATCTCCAAAACTGATAAAATTCCAATTTTCGCAGGAAAGAGGGAAAGACAGAAGAACATAGGGCAGAGAATGAAGAAGATACCGACCAGGGGATTAGAAAGACTCGGAATTGGAGTTTGATTGCAGTTGCATGGATGAAGTTCCCGGGAAAGTAAGCCATGTTTGGACGCTGAGGAATGGAAGGGAGACTGAAACCCTAATTCGCGAGCGGCAAAAATTGGAGATGGCCTGGATTTTAATACCACAGATGGAGATGGTTAGCCTTTTACGCGCGTATCGGGATTGATTCTTCACGCCATGTattatgttttcttcttccttttttaataataagctagtcaaaaattaaaaaataaataaataatttgatgatattcaTTCACACAAAGCATCGGATTGTAACATCAAATGGGAAAAGGAGAAATCCGCAGTAAGTATATTAATCCTCTTGTGTTCTGAAAgctgtatttattatatttcattccTCAGCTGCCCACATCAAGTGGAAAcagcaaaaaaatcaatagtATCTTGACAAAATATGAACATGAAGGAATGAATCATGTCGACCTCATAAATACAGAATTATGGTATGTAAAGAGCACTGCAATCTGGAATCAACATGTAAAGAATGTACTGTACAAATATTCTCATGACCACATGCTCTCAGTTCATTTGCAGTCAAATCATAAATTTCCCTCGAGGCGTAGATCTACTCCTTCGAAATTCACGCACAGATGAATTGCCTGATTCTTTTACGTTCTGAGGTACGATGTTGGAgagtttattttcttggtaCCCAGCCGATAAGGGATCCATTGTCTGGATTAGTTCTCTGTTTGACAAAGAGAACATGTAACCGTGAAAACAAATGGACTAGGAAAAAGTTCCATGTGAGAAGTCCACGAATATGGAAGCTTAATTTCTAAAGCAAATATTTCCGTCATACCTTGGTTCTACATTTTGAGAGTTCCTTGAGAAGTTCCTATGAAGCTTCTTCACCCTAGTGGTACCACATGCCGGCAATCCTAAACGTCCCTGCTCACTTTCAGGATCTGAAAAATCAACTTTTGGAGTCTCCTCCAGCATTTTACGGGTGCCCACATCCGAAAGCAAGGTCGTATCTGAAACACCAGATTTCTGAACTTTAGCTGATGTCTGTTGTTTGGTCTTGAGCTTACTCTCTGGTTTAGATTTTCTGATGCCACCTTGCCGCACATTCAGTGCTTGCTTGAATTGTTCCTCTTCATTTTCAGGAGGAACTTTTCGTAGTGTGATCCTCTGGAGGCTGTTTAAAGCATCTGGAAGAGGTGCCTCTTGTGAACCCAGCGCATAGAGGCGTGTGCTCATGGCAGATGGTACAATTGGAGGCACACTGGCAACAGATTTATTGACTGCAAGACTTGGTGGAAATGGGACTTTTATGACCGAATTTTCAAGTGCGTCAGACTTTATTCTAGGTTTGATGAGGGCAGCTCTATCAGTGGATATTGATCTCCTAATTGGCGGAGATGGAGATC
This genomic window from Sesamum indicum cultivar Zhongzhi No. 13 linkage group LG12, S_indicum_v1.0, whole genome shotgun sequence contains:
- the LOC105175002 gene encoding uncharacterized protein LOC105175002 isoform X1 gives rise to the protein MAYFPGNFIHATAIKLQFRVFLIPWVKRKSGIICCAKGRDYSSSFPVKYIPNKSSRNEGNEVVSLPQRYLNKRHDEPELNVATANISKSASRRILDVESMNHDACSTSNISHGLSFEVEEEIEGDFMAVNDEFIEEPDEIIDNSSQICLGIQSGYSRQDVEKSAIELLASRAFTAVELKKKLQGKSFPLEIVDAVITDYQNRGLINDCLYAETYSRSRWSSSSWGPRRIRQALFKKGVSEVDAEKAIKLVFENGEGGGDQDSGIAMSKHSIDQLYVQALKQWQRSNGAPQETRKSRIVRWLQYRGFNWSVIKYVLKKLESDSPS
- the LOC105175002 gene encoding uncharacterized protein LOC105175002 isoform X2; the encoded protein is MAYFPGNFIHATAIKLQFRVFLIPWKSGIICCAKGRDYSSSFPVKYIPNKSSRNEGNEVVSLPQRYLNKRHDEPELNVATANISKSASRRILDVESMNHDACSTSNISHGLSFEVEEEIEGDFMAVNDEFIEEPDEIIDNSSQICLGIQSGYSRQDVEKSAIELLASRAFTAVELKKKLQGKSFPLEIVDAVITDYQNRGLINDCLYAETYSRSRWSSSSWGPRRIRQALFKKGVSEVDAEKAIKLVFENGEGGGDQDSGIAMSKHSIDQLYVQALKQWQRSNGAPQETRKSRIVRWLQYRGFNWSVIKYVLKKLESDSPS